A stretch of the Mesorhizobium sp. Pch-S genome encodes the following:
- the aroA gene encoding 3-phosphoshikimate 1-carboxyvinyltransferase, which yields MAHDATPQPATARRSPPLSGTARVPGDKSISHRSFMFGGLASGETRITGLLEGEDVMRTGQAMKAMGAHIEKHGDEWVIRGTGNGALLQPEAPLDFGNAGTGSRLTMGLVGTYDMETTFIGDASLSSRPMGRVLEPLRQMGVQVLQAAPGDRMPITLRGPKHAAPITYRVPMASAQVKSAVLLAGLNTPGITTVIEPVMTRDHTEKMLKGFGANLTVETDERGVRHIFIEGQGKLTGQVIAVPGDPSSAGFPLVAALIVPGSDITIENVLMNPTRTGLLLTLQEMGGQIDILNPRNAGGEDVADLRVRSSELKGVTVPAERAPSMIDEYPVLAVAAAFAEGETVMQGLEELRVKESDRLAAVANGLKLNGVDCTEGEVSLSVRGVPGGKGLGGEAKGEAVKTHLDHRIAMSFLIMGLATEKPVTVDDRAMIATSFPEFMGLMTRLGAEID from the coding sequence ATGGCGCATGACGCCACACCACAACCTGCGACCGCGCGGCGCTCGCCGCCGCTTTCCGGAACCGCGCGCGTGCCCGGCGACAAATCGATCTCGCACCGCTCCTTCATGTTCGGCGGACTGGCTTCCGGCGAGACCCGCATCACCGGCCTGCTCGAAGGCGAAGACGTAATGCGCACGGGACAGGCCATGAAGGCGATGGGCGCCCATATCGAGAAGCATGGTGACGAATGGGTGATCCGCGGCACCGGCAACGGCGCATTGCTGCAGCCTGAGGCGCCACTCGATTTCGGCAATGCCGGCACAGGCTCGCGCCTCACCATGGGCCTCGTCGGCACCTATGACATGGAAACCACCTTCATCGGCGACGCCTCCTTGTCCAGCCGCCCGATGGGCCGGGTGCTGGAGCCGCTGCGCCAGATGGGCGTGCAGGTGCTGCAAGCCGCACCGGGAGACCGCATGCCGATCACCTTGCGTGGGCCGAAGCATGCCGCACCCATCACCTATCGCGTGCCGATGGCTTCGGCACAGGTGAAATCCGCGGTGCTGCTGGCCGGTCTCAACACGCCGGGCATCACCACCGTGATCGAACCGGTGATGACGCGCGACCACACCGAAAAGATGCTGAAAGGCTTCGGCGCCAATCTCACCGTCGAAACCGACGAGCGCGGCGTGCGCCATATCTTCATCGAAGGCCAGGGCAAGCTCACCGGGCAGGTCATCGCCGTGCCGGGTGACCCGTCCTCGGCCGGCTTCCCGCTGGTGGCCGCGCTCATCGTGCCGGGCTCCGACATTACAATCGAAAACGTACTGATGAACCCGACCCGCACCGGCCTGCTGTTGACGTTGCAGGAGATGGGCGGCCAGATCGATATCCTCAACCCGCGTAACGCCGGTGGCGAGGATGTCGCGGACCTGCGCGTGCGCTCCTCGGAACTCAAGGGCGTCACCGTGCCGGCTGAGCGGGCGCCGTCGATGATCGACGAGTATCCGGTGCTGGCGGTCGCGGCCGCTTTTGCCGAGGGCGAAACGGTGATGCAGGGCCTGGAAGAGCTGCGGGTGAAGGAAAGCGACCGGCTCGCCGCCGTCGCCAACGGCCTCAAGCTGAACGGCGTCGACTGTACGGAAGGCGAAGTATCGCTCAGCGTCCGTGGCGTTCCTGGCGGCAAGGGCTTGGGCGGCGAAGCCAAGGGCGAGGCGGTGAAGACCCATCTCGACCACCGCATCGCCATGAGCTTCCTGATCATGGGCCTTGCCACCGAGAAGCCGGTCACGGTAGACGACCGCGCCATGATCGCCACCAGCTTCCCGGAATTCATGGGGCTGATGACGCGTCTGGGCGCCGAGATCGACTAA
- a CDS encoding ABC-F family ATP-binding cassette domain-containing protein, which translates to MIRLENIGKQNGKQIVFIEASATIQRGEKVGLVGPNGAGKTTLFRMITGEELPDEGQVAVDRGVRIGYFSQDVGDMAGRSAVAEVMDGVGPVSALAAEMADLEAAMGDPDRADDMDEIITRYGEVQAQFDELDGYALDGRAREVLDGLGFSQEMMSGDVGKLSGGWKMRVALAKILLMRPDAMLLDEPSNHLDLESLIWLENFLKGYDGAILMTSHDREFMNRIVGKIVEIDGGALTSYSGDYEFYRQQRAIAEVQQQAQFERQQAMLAKEIAFIERFKARASHAAQVQSRVKKLEKIDKVEPPKRQQTVRFEFQPAPRSGEDVATLKNVSKSYGSRTIYDGLDFQVRRRERWCVMGVNGAGKSTLLKLVAGASEPDDGTVSRGPSVKMGYFAQHAMELLEGERTVLESLEDSFPQAGQAPLRALAGCFGFTGDEVEKKCRVLSGGEKARLVMAKMLFDPPNFLVLDEPTNHLDIATKQMLIEALSRYEGAMLFVSHDRHFLAALSNRVLELTEEGMHAYGGGYTEYVERTGHEAPGLRG; encoded by the coding sequence ATGATCCGCCTCGAAAATATCGGCAAGCAGAACGGCAAGCAGATCGTCTTCATCGAGGCCTCGGCCACGATCCAGCGCGGCGAAAAGGTTGGGCTTGTCGGCCCGAACGGCGCCGGCAAGACCACGCTCTTTCGCATGATCACCGGCGAGGAACTGCCCGACGAGGGCCAGGTCGCGGTCGATCGCGGGGTGCGGATCGGCTACTTCAGCCAGGATGTCGGCGACATGGCCGGCCGCAGCGCTGTGGCCGAGGTGATGGACGGCGTCGGTCCCGTCAGCGCGCTGGCGGCTGAAATGGCCGACCTGGAAGCCGCCATGGGCGACCCGGATCGTGCCGATGACATGGACGAGATCATCACCCGCTATGGCGAGGTGCAGGCCCAATTCGATGAATTGGACGGCTATGCGCTCGATGGCCGTGCGCGCGAGGTGCTCGACGGGCTCGGCTTCAGCCAGGAGATGATGAGCGGCGACGTCGGCAAGCTGTCGGGCGGCTGGAAGATGCGTGTCGCGCTCGCCAAGATCCTGTTGATGCGGCCCGACGCCATGCTGCTCGACGAACCGAGCAACCATCTCGACCTCGAAAGCTTGATCTGGCTGGAGAATTTCCTGAAAGGATATGACGGCGCCATCCTGATGACGTCGCACGACCGCGAATTCATGAACCGTATCGTCGGCAAGATCGTCGAGATCGATGGCGGAGCGCTGACCAGCTATTCCGGCGACTATGAATTCTACCGCCAGCAGCGCGCCATCGCCGAGGTGCAGCAGCAGGCGCAGTTCGAGCGCCAGCAGGCGATGCTGGCCAAGGAAATCGCCTTCATCGAACGGTTCAAGGCACGTGCCTCGCATGCCGCGCAGGTGCAGAGCCGCGTCAAGAAGCTGGAGAAGATCGACAAGGTCGAGCCGCCCAAGCGCCAGCAGACCGTGCGTTTCGAATTCCAGCCGGCACCGCGTTCGGGCGAAGACGTGGCCACGCTGAAGAACGTCTCCAAAAGCTATGGCAGCCGGACCATCTATGACGGTCTCGATTTCCAGGTTCGCCGGCGCGAGCGCTGGTGCGTGATGGGCGTCAACGGCGCCGGCAAGTCGACGCTGCTGAAACTGGTCGCCGGCGCCTCCGAGCCGGATGACGGCACGGTGTCGCGCGGTCCCAGCGTCAAGATGGGTTATTTCGCCCAGCACGCGATGGAACTGCTCGAAGGCGAGCGCACAGTGCTGGAATCGCTGGAAGATTCCTTCCCGCAGGCCGGCCAGGCGCCGTTGCGCGCACTCGCCGGTTGCTTCGGCTTCACGGGTGATGAGGTCGAGAAGAAATGCCGCGTACTCTCCGGCGGCGAAAAGGCGCGGCTGGTGATGGCCAAGATGCTGTTCGATCCGCCGAACTTCCTGGTGCTGGACGAGCCGACCAACCACCTCGACATCGCCACCAAGCAGATGCTGATCGAGGCGCTGTCACGCTATGAAGGGGCGATGCTGTTCGTCAGCCACGACCGCCACTTCCTGGCGGCGCTGTCCAACCGCGTGCTGGAGTTGACGGAAGAAGGCATGCATGCCTATGGCGGCGGCTATACGGAATATGTCGAGCGCACAGGACACGAAGCGCCCGGCCTGCGCGGATAG